In Vicia villosa cultivar HV-30 ecotype Madison, WI linkage group LG7, Vvil1.0, whole genome shotgun sequence, the DNA window CGGTTCTTTAGGGTATATACACAGTGGAGGTGGCCAAATCCTGTTATGTTATGTCCAATAGAAGAGAACGAGCTTGGGTTTTCATTGTGGCACCCTCGCAAAAATCCTCGTGATCGAACCCATCTTATGCCAATCATCACTCCTGCCTATCCATGCATGAATTCAAGTTATAATGTTTCTACAAGCACCCTTCGGGTTATGATGGAGCAGTTCCAACATGGCAACAAAATCTGTGGGGATATAGATATGAATAAAAGCTGCTGGAGGGCTCTGTTTGAACCATACCTTTTCTTTGAAGGCTACAAAAACTTCTTGCAAATTGACATAGTTGCTGCTGATGTTGATGACTTGCGGAATTGGAAGGGTTGGGTGGAATCACGCCTTCGACAGCTGACTTTGATGATTGAACGTGATACTTTTGGGAAGTTGCAGTGTCATCCATATCCTCGGGAGTATATTGATCCTTCAAAGAAATGTTTACATAATGCTTTCTTCATGGGTCTTCAGAGGAAAGAGGGAGAAGTTGTTCAAGAAGGCTGTCAGTTCGATATACGTGCGAGTGTTGAAGAATTTCGGCATTCTGTTAATAGCTACATGTTCTGGAAACCTGGAATGGATATTCATGTTTCGCACATCCGTAGAAGGCAAATCCCATGTTATGTGTTTCCCAATGGTTTAAAACGATCTCGACCATCAAGGTCAACAGCACAACTGAAGAAGTCTCCTACATCATTTCATGGAAATGAGTTATCTCCGACTGAACAGGGTGAGAAGAACTTTAAGAGGAAGCATGATGACAGAGGGATGGGGCAGAATGTTGTACTGAAAAAGCATTGTGTTAGTCCTCCTGTGGATAGCTTGACCGGAGGCAATCCATGCCTCCATGCTGGTGACATGCCCGTTCATGCCGTAACTGATTGTCTAGAGTTGAAAAATGTTACGAGTATGAGTTTGTCCAATTGTGAGCAAGATCAGTTTGATAACCGAATGTCTCCAGAATCTGGGACTGAATCTGCATCAAATTCAAGTGGAGTTACATCTGTTTCAAGTAATGGTGGTTCTTCTCCTGAAGATGTTGGGTCTGCACCGCCGGGAGCTTTTGTTGAGGATAGTGCCATGGCTGTTGAGGCAACAATCAGTGGTAGATTTGAAGATACGACGATTTACATGGAAGATTCTGTTAAACTTGGAAACAATACACTGGCGGGTAGAAATAATGACGTATTACAAAATGAGCTAAAGGCACAGTTGGAGGTTTTGGCTTTCATTCCTTTCCaaacttttaatttatttattttattccttATTTTGGTCCCGATATCTCTCTCATGTCATTGTCATAAAAGGGCACTATGTGGCTAAAGATTTGCTTTGctcttctctttttttgttttgtttcaacTTTCTACTTTTTCTGTTGGCTTATCATGGGTTATGTTATGCACTTACCAATTTACCTTTGCTTGTTTTCTTTTTTGTGGGTCTACTTTGGTATGAAGCCAATTGCAATGTCAGGGATGTTTCTTGATGCCAAGGGAACCTTTGACAAAGATACTGTGCAAAATACAGTGATAAGGCAAGTTAAAGTTCAAGTTCAAATTCAACAATTACTTCTCTGTTTACATTTTTGTTTTTATGCTGTCTTCTCTGCTTGTATATGTAACAGGAGACTGAGTTTAACATCGACAGCGTAATTCAACATGCTAATCCATTTGGTATTATTCGGAGAAAGCCAGCAATTTGGTAAGTACTAATTTAAATGCTGGCTTTCATTTTGCTAATTTTTTCAGGCTTGCTTGGTAAACCAAGCTTGCAACTCGGGACTGATTTGGTATTAATTTGAAGATCTGGGGCATCACCATCTTTGATCTTTTGTACAGTTGGCGATTGTTTTTGTGGTGTCAACAACTTCATTAGTTTACATTAAAAAGCCCTTGATGtactttgttgttattttttattttttgcttatatattgattgtagtACTTTCTGAGGTTACATATGAACTTAACCTATTATTTCCAGTTAGTTCTTTATTGTAcatttctttctcttgccttgCATCGTCTGTATACTAATATTATTCTCCAACTCGTTATTTTTTCCATCAATGCGAAACAAATTActattttttaaatgttaatgGTTGAGATCAACACTAGTTTGGTGAATTGTACAAAAACAACTTAACAATGAGGAGAAAGTACTTGTTTTATTGATAATATCACTATATAAAAAAGCAATTAGATGGTTTTGGTGTAGTCTATTTTCATTTCAATTATACCATTGGAAAAAATTGCTTCACGGTTATACTACCACAATGTCATTTCACTTCTCCCTTTTGATAAGCATTTTTTaacttcttttattttgtttatttttagttTGTAGACCAAGCGACGCACAACACGAAATCCACACGTGTTTAAAGTATCAGATGCACATTTCACACAAGTTTGAAGTATCAGATTCGTATAACTTTAAAGTACCAGATGCACAATTCACACAAGTTTAAAGTATCAGATTCAGATATGGATGAAAGTATTCAACTCAGCAATAGTAGTATTGGTAGATGTTGTGCGGGCTCAATCTTAAGTAGGATTCACCAGATtgttgagaaaaagaaaattagaaaagcaagaaaaagaaaagtagAAAAAAAGGGAATtagttttagtttcatttttggcTCACGTGCCCATGTGGAATTTAAAGGATGTTATTGGGGTTATTAGTAGACTTGGATGTAACTATTATCTTACATAGTGGATTATTTTACTGGACTAGGTCCCGTGGTTTTTATTCTCTCATTTTGAGAGAAGTTTTCCACGTTAAAATTTGGTGTCTCTGTTATTAaattttttgttattgttattgtattTTTAAATTGTAGTGGAATAATTGAGAAAGACTTTGGGGCTAGAGGCACATACTTTGTCCTTTTCGAGACATCCATGTATTAGTCTGAGTGCTCTTCATTTGGTTTGGTCGCCCCTTGTCAGAATTCATTGCACGACTTCTCATTTCTCCGTATATAACGTGCAATCTTGGGTGGAGAGTGTACTAGGTAAATGATTTTTACCTAGGAAGTCGTGGGGGCTTAACTACATCTACTTAATTTTTAGGTATCAACAATGCACTTCCATGAAGGCTGTTATATTCTAGGGAGACTTGACTCACTCGATTCAAGATTTATGGGGAGCTAGATATACATTAGTATCATGATAGTGAAGGAAGATCCAATCTCTAACGCAGAGAAACCACCTGTATAGAACTTCTCACTTCATCGTGTGGGATAGCTCTAATCCACAATAAATCTTAAAGTCTCTGATAGTCCTTACTCAATAGGTTTTTATCTAGTACAACTGGCGTTAATCAGGGCCGTCCGATAAAACTTACCTGGGTCACACACACATCATCATATCACGAGTTGCTCTCACCATCTTCCCACGAGTATGCTCGAGCAAAATGTCAAGAAGACTACTAACACCATCACCAGTGGTTTTGCTAGAATGAGATAATCTAGTTCCTCCCAGAGAAGATACGCTCGATAAGTGTTAGTAGTAAACATCACACCCCTAAAATCCCTTATTACCTTTGGTACAAACTAGGAGCCTGAAATCACCTCCTTgagagaagatgatgaatgcGTACTCCCCCATAACAATGATTTTATGATCATCACAATTTAACACGCTGACTAGGAcgtgaaaataattttaattgaacCTGGCAACTCCACAAATATTCTGTTAAGAGTATCTTCCAAGGGCTCCAGATAGATCCCCACAATATTGGATCTTTTTAGGGGTCCCTGATCGATCTTTCAGACGAACGAGTACAAGTCAAATACTAAGCCGCCCTTGAGACTACAATAGACATAAGGGTGAGAGCCAGGGCCAAGAAGGAGCATAAGAACCAAAGGAAGAAGAATTGCAGGATGAAGCCTACAAGGAAAATTTGATGGACTTACCCAGAAAGGAAATTGATCTTGGAGTAGTTGTATTACCTATCTCTTTAGGTAATATACAATTGCAATTGCACTTTTTAGCATAGATGCAAGGGTCAATATTATGCCACTATTAGTGGTAGAAATAATTGGGTATCTGCAAGTAAAGTCATATGTAGGATAACTACAAATGGTTGACAAAACATGCAGGAAACCAGTGGGAGCAGTCAAAGATGTGCTAATACAGATAGACAAGTTCACATTATCTATAGACTTTGTAATACTTGATGTTAAGGCAGATTAAAAAAACACCTCTCATCTTAGGAAGAGCTTTCATGAAGACTATGTGGATGCTCGTGGGTATTGACAAAGGCAAAGTAAAGGTCAAAATCAAAAATTTTGAGGTAAGTTACAAGGTAATTTGTGTCACAAGACAATGATCATTATCAATCCACTAACATTAAACAATCgattgttgggaggcaacccaactacattttacaattttatttaaattagtaTTTGAGATAAAGATATCTCAAATACGCTTTATGGTGTGTTAGAAATGAGAAAGGATCGCTTTATTTATATGACAAAAGGTGACTCAAATAAGGAAACAAGTCACGGGCTTTTCAAAGCTCGTAATCGATTATCCCAAGTGCATAATCGGTTATGTCACACCAAAATGGAAGGTTTTGATTTCTATCCGTTTACAATCATTAAGATACAACTTTAATTGATTTTAGATATTACAAACTGAAATAATTGATTATACTTTAATAAGATATTCTCTTAATTAATCAGACAATTCAATATTCAATAGGCTtcacttttaaaatattatagtgatttttataaaataagaaaGGTTTTTCAAAGGGTTGAGTGTGTGTATGACTTGTCTTAGTAAAGTTGAGAATTAGTCTTATACCTTTTTAGACATTAGACAAATGAGCTTTGACACTTTCTTTCTTTCGTAACTTTGAAATTTCAAGTTTCTTGCCacattatctttgactttagAACTAATATGTAACATCGAATATTCTTTTGATGAGGCTTGAGATAACTCTTCATGATAACCTCCATCATAAAAAAAACTTCTTGATCAGAGATCTTCGTTGACTTCACCATACGCTGTGTGACATAAGGTGTGGTCTCCACAAATAGCCTGATCTCCAAGCCTGACAATCTTGATCACCATAACTTGATCAACACAACTTAATATTCCAGCACGTCCACTTGATCACTACATCATATGATATTCACgcttcatcttgatcaacacatCTAGATAAACACATTTTAAACTTCAAGCACCACCACTTGGTCTACATGTCAAGCATTATCACTTAATCTACATATCAAACACCTTCATTTGATCATCCATATCAGATGATATCATCTGAATCCAATAGTCTCGAACAACAATACTTATGAAGATTTCTCTTAAGAGCGTTATTAACATCAAAATTAGATAGAATTTTTCGGACTCCATAATTGTAACCACATAGATCCACATGCCAAACGTTCGCTTCTTAGTGTCTATAACCCTTTTCTCTGCATTTCTCTCCTCGCCCTATATGTAACATATCCTAGGCAAGGGATATATTAAAATGTTCAAATATAAAACCATTATGGAAAGCTCTTACAATCATCTACTGGTTCTGGTGGATGATGACTTTGATAGCCGTCCCATTGAACTATAGGCGAGATAATCCCTTATATATTCTGAATGACCCTAGCGAATATTGAACAGACAAGGGTTTGCATCTTCCTGTATCTGCTCGCCAAGAATTAGTGGACCATCTTCTTTACTAGGTTCTGATAGCTAGCGATTGATAATTGCGGAAGGCTCATATACCAACTCAGGGCGATGTCCTTGAAGGTGTTGGAAAGGAGTTTACACTTTAGAGAGTATGAGGCTCTGATGATCGCTATTTGTGTGTAAACGTAGGCAGCATGCTCATGGGtatattttcttttatggaattttgcGAGCGAAAGTGAGTTGAAACTTTGTGATATATGAGCCCCCTAAATCTCGTCAGAGAGAGGTTGGGGATCCAAAATTTGTTTTCTCAATGGGATCTGTTTCATGTTAGTGCTACTGGAGGTTAAGTAAATTATCCTCCAAAGTCTGGTTGGATAACACAAATAATTCATAATGACACACATCTTTGATATGGCCCACTGAAGTTGTTGCTTACCCACACTCACCATATTCAGGAGGATTGATGGGTGGGAAAGGAGCTGGTCGCTGATTATGAAGGTGGCCCAAGTAAGTTTTACTAGGGCCCCGCGGTGGGCGTCAATTGTACTCGCTATAAAGCACAATGAGAGACAACCCTTTGTGGTGTGAGGCTGTGTGAGGTTTCAGGGTACATTTATGTGATGAGGGCTTGTTCACGCTGGGTGATGAGAAACTCTGTATCTGACTTTCTGAGAGAATAATGGTGTTCCCTCTTCCCATTCAAGAAATGTACTATATACATAAGGTTTTCTTAGGTTTAGGCTGGATGACTAGATGGGTGGTTTCCTTATCTTTTTGGTCAACACGTGAGAACATGGAAAAACTCAGCTCTTCCTCAAATAATGGGGAACAATTTCGCTATCTTTTTGGTTAGCGTGGGAACATGGAAAAACCTAGCTTTTCCTGATGTAATGGGGGAACAGTTTTTCCCTATGACTCAATTCTATAGTCGAGTGGTGATTGAACATCTCATCAGTCACATATGGTGAGTGAATGAGTCACCTCAGACAGACCAATCCCCATTGAACAACCCATTGTCACTATTGGATAACTTCATCCTCATTACGGCCGACCTCTTAgcttatttcaaaaaaattattaccATGTAATGGAAGTCGCTCAAAGTTGAGACAGTAGACTTATATCATATATTCACGGACCCTCATTCCTAAAGTCCAATAAAATTATCTCGTtacaatttatattttaaaaactattatttaCATGTCGCTgcatttcaactttttttttcaaaaaattgttttatttttccttttaaatatttaactttattgaatatctttttttctttaaatataaataaaacattttttttgcacAAAATCACAAGAATtaatttttaaagttaaaaatggtcacaaaatacaaaaaaatatctttttacaaatatatttttgattttaaatataaataaatgaaaatcaaTCAAATAAAAGTGCTTAATTTATCCAATCACATTAATATTTTTGACTGACTTTTATTCAtacttgaaacaaaaaaaaaattgacccaCTATTCATctttttagaaattaaaataaaacagtaATTGACCCATAGACACCAATAAAATTCTCATGTTAACTTAAGTGTTGACCAATCTTCAACATAGTTTCTTTACTTTTGTCACTGTCTTGTTCCAAATCCAAAACCAAATTATGCTTCCATGTTTGATACACGTCATCACCATCATCCTAATTTTATTCAATcacgattttttttttttcatttaaaaattaaaaccatTATAATAATAGcataaattaatcatttaatttattttcaattaaaatataaaattacctAAACTTTAATTAGCCAATAAACTGtatctatatattttattttctaatcagCATATGAAGTTTATCCTTCatatttttaaattactttttttaaaaatattaattaatttaaatcactTTTTATTCTGTAAAATGAAATCAATTGATAGTTATGTATGAGTATCAATCGTAAAGGTGATAATTTGAACTCTCGACTTTTTACTCAAGTTCAAATCTTTAATATTTAATGTGGActttttattcaaattcaaacctTTGATATTTAATGCTAATTTGACTCATGATATCTCGtttctcttattttaaaaaatgaatttcaacaattaaattagtatttaattaaaaaataatttttatttttatttttggataaacctatttttatttagataataaataaataataaaatttgagaCACGTGATAAATAGTGTGTGAGTGTCAATTTTCTTCGGTGTGTGTCGATTTTTTCTCATACAAAAATTCTTACATTTGATTTAAACTCATAACAATGGGGAAAGTGGTGGTGTGTGCGACGGTGATCGGAGCTACGGCGGCATGTGCGGTGGCGACAGTGTTGATACAGCGGCATGTGAAGAAATCGAAGCGATGGGGAAAAGCAAAGGCGATATTGAAGGAATTCGAGGAGAAATGTGCGACGCCGACGTGGAAGCTGAAGCAGGTTGCGGATGCAATGGCGGTGGAGATGCAAGCTGGTCTTGCTTCTGAAGGTGGTAGCAAACTCAAAATGCTCATCAGTTTCGTTGATAATCTTCCTACAGGGTATTGAGTTTTTCTGATCCATCCACCTTGATCTTATCGTTTGTTTGATCTATCGTTTTGTTTGAGTTATTGTTACGAATTCATTAGATCAACCTGAATTCGTTTATATGTGTGTGTTTGTATTGTATTTGTGTATAGTATAGATATTGTTGTGGTGTTAGATTCATATATTATAATAACTTGTACATGTTTACAAgtgattatgaaaaaaaaaaaaaattgataggtTTATATCAAatcaaaattctatttttttttactattgttGATGAAGTAGATGACTTTGTTAGTTGTAACTGGCTTATGTGAATGTGAATAGCTTATTGAATTTAAATGTTATGAGAAGCTATAGTTGAATAAGTGTTTATTTAAGCTGCTTATCCAAAACAATTGGTAAAGTATATGGATTTGTAACATGCGTATCTGAATACATATAGCTTTTTGAATTTAGACGTTTTGACGTGTTTTCTGAGAAAGTGTTTTTTTAAGCTTCTTATCAATAAACAGCTTGTTGAATTTCTGATTTTTATACAATTTCCCATAAGTTAACATTACACTGTTTATTgctgtgatatttgaaatgattgtgCAAGATTATTGAGTAAGTTACATTTCATAGCTGTTAAGATTTATGAAACTATGTTCTTTTTTTGCATATAGActgaaaaattatttaaacatTTGGTTTCTCTTTGCATTCTGCTCTATTTAGGAATGAGGAAGGACTATTTTATGCATTGGACCTTGGAGGGACTAACTTTCGCGTATTACGTGTTAAACTCGGTGGCAAGGAAAATGGTGTTGTTAGTCAAGAATTTACCGAGGTGTCTATTCCTCCAAATTTGATGGTTGGGACATCAAAAGTAagccttttttttcttctatcaATTTGAATATCTTTTTTTCCCTGATAATTGCATTTACTATTGTTTGCTTTAAGTTATCTGTTTTAATCCAGTCACATGAGAAACCTGACCAATCTAAAAAAAATGTGATCCAGGAGCTCTTTGACTTTATTGCAGCAGAACTTGTAAagtttgttaaagaagaaaatgGAGATTTTCAGGTTCCTCCAGGTGGAAAGAGGCAGCTAGGTTTTACCTTTTCCTTTCCTGTCATGCAAACATCGATTTCTTCTGGGAACCTTATCAGGTGGACAAAAGGCTTCAGCATCGAAGATACAGTAAATCCTGAATCCTTATTGTTTTGATGCTTTAACATTTTTTCTGATTAACTCCTACACAATTTCAAAGCTTGAATTTTAATTTACAACTACATCACAAATTATTATTGTAATACGAATTATTTTATCATCTTAATCCATTACCCAAGTTATTGAAGATATGTTCATGAGAACCTAGCATCAATGTTATCAACAGTGCTATAACGGCGTTATAAAGGAAAAACACAGCGGTGGTATGCACATTGCTTTTGGCCAGCGAGCCGCCATCAGCAATTGCGGTTGTTGAGGGTGGCTAGTTGCTGCCTCAAAAACTGCTATCGCCTCCGCTGTTAGGGTTTTGAGAATAAAATCCTCcaatcatttttttaaagttgTCTATTTTTAAGGGTATAAATTTCAATCCGAACCCTTTAAAAAGTAATGTTTTATTCTTCATTCTGTTATGATCTTACTCATAAACAATCTTCTTCTATTCTTAGTTCAATTCTGTTATGTTCTTCTCTCCTCAAGTTTTATTGCTCTATACTTAAGGTTCTTTACCCGTTAAGTTTGGCAGTCtctttaattttgttattttttaattctatCCTAAGTCTTTGCAATAGTAGCTATCCTGCTATCTTCCGTAGCATTTTAGGGGGTCGGTTCTGCTCAACTCTGTCTGAGAGTAACAACATAGCCTAGTATATATTTTCTTGTTATTTGAAATGTCAAAAGTATAGATTATTAGTATATGTTTCAAAATTTGTTAGTATGATCCCCTTTACATTGAAATTCTATATCTCTTCAATTTTTGCAGACAGCATAGATGAATGTTGGAAACCTGTCTTTGTTGAAGTAGTCTATATAATTGGCGCAGAAATTCATTATTAGCTTTAAATTGTTACGCATTAATTTGTTCCTATTGTTGGAAAAACTATCTATGTTGAAGAAATGTGGGTTATTCTTTTCACCTTTACATTTATACTTAGTTTTATCGTTGTTTACATAGGTTGGTCAGGATGTTGTGGCTGAACTGAGAAATGCCATTGAGAGACAAGGTCTTGATATGAACATAACAGCTTTGGTAATGAATTTAGAATTAAATTTTTCTgaagtattattatttttgtttgtagACTCTGGACTTACAAGTTCAGCATTTATACTATAGGTCAATGATACAGTCGGGACATTAGCAGGAGGACGATATACGAACAAGGATGTGTTTGCTTCTGTTATTTTAGGTACCGGAACAAATGCAGCATATGTGGAGAATGCTCAAGCAATACCAAAATGGCATGGTGATTTGCCCGAGTCAGGAGAAATGGTGAGTGTGTAGTTTTAAAAATGGTTGAAGATTGTTTGATATTAAAAATGGaataaatattgaaatttgaataaaTATATGGGATTGATGTAGGTTATCAACATGGAGTGGGGAAACTTCCGGTCATCGCACCTTCCATTAACTGAGTATGATAATGCATTAGATGCTGAAAGTTTAAACCCTGGTGAACAGGTGCGTTTGCGTTAGCTCCAATTTCCATTCTATCTGCCTTAATGAATGAGGCTATTCATTTTTTTTCCTGAAATTTTCAACCATGCATGCACAGATTTTTGAGAAGATAATCTCTGGAATGTACTTGGGAGAAATTGTTCGTAGAGTACTGTTGAAAATGGCTGAAGAAGCATGGTTTTTTGGTGAAACTGTTCCTTCAAAACTGAAAGTTCCATTTGTATTAAGGTAAAAAATCATTTTGAAGTTGATGCCAGCAATTGAATTTGTACAAAACCATGCCTCATTGATTGCTTTGTGATTTGATGTGTAGGACACCTGACATGTCTGCCATTCATCACGATTCATCTGCTGATCTCAATGTGGTCAAAACCAAACTGAAGAGCATTTTGGAGGTACATGAATTTCTAATGTTGTTTTGATAAATGTTTTCCACTCGGGTCCTAACTTCACAGTTCACGCATATGAAACACCTTCAATATTTTTAGTTCTGTCCTTGATttccaaaattttaaaagttGCTATGGAGAACTTTCATAACTTAATTCTGTTCTCCCTTTCTGAATATTAGATCTCTGATACTTCCCTGCAAGTGAGAAAAGTGATTGTTGAACTGTGCAATATTGTTGCTACTCGTGGTGCTCGTCTTGCTGCTGCTGGCATCTTAGGAATTCTGAAGAAGTTGGGAAAAGATACCATAACTACCGATGGTCAGAAGAATGTGATAGCCATGGATGGTGGATTGTACGAGCATTACACTGAATACAGCAAATGCTTAGAAAATACAATAAACGAGTTGGTTGGTGAAGATGTATCAGGAAGTATTATTGTTGAACACTCCAATGATGGTTCGGGAATTGGTGCTGCACTTCTTGCTGCTTCTCACTCTAGTTAGTTACGATGATGATTAAGCAATGGTCGTGATATTGGGATTTTGTATCAATTATTTTTTGTGGAGGTCATTTTTCAATTTTGACCAGCAATCTTAGCAGTCTTGGTAAGGATTATATGAAATCATATCCTTTAGGCCAATTTTTTTGCTCAACATAAtcatatttatgattattttaggaaaattctgaaatttctattgctGTGTTAGCTATAAACATTATCTTTTGAGCCTACATTATTGGATTAGTTGTCTAATTGTTGGGCcatgttgttttaaatttctttttgatAAGATTTGTCTTTTggaaattaaaactcaaaatagtTTTAGATTGCGGAGATGCATTTCCCGGACGCACCCAAATACATTTTGACATCTCCATAAGGCATACAGAGTTAGATTTTTGGACGATAAAACACAAATGCAGATTGAAGCTCAAATAGTTCTAGATTGTTGTTAAGATACGAAAGACTAAGAGGCATTTGAATAAACCGTGAGTTTTGTAAAGTactacggagactttattatatatagagagattacagCTAATTACatgatatagtcgatgtgggactattctatatacaaatattcttaacactatatatatatatatatatatatatatatatatatatatatatatatatatatatatatatatatatatatatatatatatatatatatatatatatatatatatacaaatttCAACATCCCCCTCAAGCTTGAGCATATAAGTCAAATGCACCAAGCTTGCCACATATATAATTAGTTTTGGGATTTCGCAGGGATTTTGTAAACACATCTGCTAATTGATCATTGGAGTTGACAAAGCTTGTGACAATTTCGCCTCATTCAATCTTCTCTCTGACAAAGTGACagtctatctcaatatgtttggtcctttcatggaagactggatttgaagcaatgtgcaatgcagcttgattatcacaaacaagtgtcattggacttgcttcttcaatttgaagttTTTTGAGTAACTATTTTAACCAAATGAGTTCACATGTTGCCTTATACTCTGCCTCGGCGCTTGATCTTgcaactacattttgtttcttacttttccaggaTATAAGGTTTCCTCCAACAAACACACAATACCAAGAGGTGGATCGTCTATCAATGGGTgaccctgcccaatcagcatcagaGTATCCAACTATCTTAAGATGTCATTTATCTTCATACACGAGACCTTTTCCTTGAGCACACTTAATGTATCTCAGAATCCGGACAACAACATCCATGTGTTCTTGGCAAGGAGAATTTAAGAATTGGCTTACCACACTAACTACAAAAGAGATGTTCGGACGAGTGATCGTGAGATAATTCAACTTTCCAACCAATCTCTTATACCTTCCTGGATCAGATAGAGGCTCCCCTGATTGGGTAGCAGTTTGACACTTGGATCCATATGAGTATTAACTGGTTTAGCATTTAACAACCTAGTTTCTTGTAAAATATCCATAGCATATTTCCGCTG includes these proteins:
- the LOC131616328 gene encoding nuclear poly(A) polymerase 4-like, with the translated sequence MGSSEGMGASSKPANAPSQAAAPPEKQYGVTKPISMAGPSVADLKRTQKLEKFLADSGLYEGKEEASKRVEVLQRLEEIVKNWVKQLTRLKGYTDQMVQDANALIVTFGSYRLGVHGPGADLDTLCIGPSYVNREHDFFYTLHEILAAVDEVTELQPIPDAHVPVMRFKFDGISIDLLYASISRLVVPEELDISDVSVLHNVDEPTVRSLNGCRVADQILKLVPNVEYFRTTLRCLKYWAKRRGLYSNVTGFLGGVNWALLVARVCQMYPNAVPSMLVSRFFRVYTQWRWPNPVMLCPIEENELGFSLWHPRKNPRDRTHLMPIITPAYPCMNSSYNVSTSTLRVMMEQFQHGNKICGDIDMNKSCWRALFEPYLFFEGYKNFLQIDIVAADVDDLRNWKGWVESRLRQLTLMIERDTFGKLQCHPYPREYIDPSKKCLHNAFFMGLQRKEGEVVQEGCQFDIRASVEEFRHSVNSYMFWKPGMDIHVSHIRRRQIPCYVFPNGLKRSRPSRSTAQLKKSPTSFHGNELSPTEQGEKNFKRKHDDRGMGQNVVLKKHCVSPPVDSLTGGNPCLHAGDMPVHAVTDCLELKNVTSMSLSNCEQDQFDNRMSPESGTESASNSSGVTSVSSNGGSSPEDVGSAPPGAFVEDSAMAVEATISGRFEDTTIYMEDSVKLGNNTLAGRNNDVLQNELKAQLEPIAMSGMFLDAKGTFDKDTVQNTVIRRLSLTSTA
- the LOC131618119 gene encoding hexokinase-2-like, whose product is MGKVVVCATVIGATAACAVATVLIQRHVKKSKRWGKAKAILKEFEEKCATPTWKLKQVADAMAVEMQAGLASEGGSKLKMLISFVDNLPTGNEEGLFYALDLGGTNFRVLRVKLGGKENGVVSQEFTEVSIPPNLMVGTSKELFDFIAAELVKFVKEENGDFQVPPGGKRQLGFTFSFPVMQTSISSGNLIRWTKGFSIEDTVGQDVVAELRNAIERQGLDMNITALVNDTVGTLAGGRYTNKDVFASVILGTGTNAAYVENAQAIPKWHGDLPESGEMVINMEWGNFRSSHLPLTEYDNALDAESLNPGEQIFEKIISGMYLGEIVRRVLLKMAEEAWFFGETVPSKLKVPFVLRTPDMSAIHHDSSADLNVVKTKLKSILEISDTSLQVRKVIVELCNIVATRGARLAAAGILGILKKLGKDTITTDGQKNVIAMDGGLYEHYTEYSKCLENTINELVGEDVSGSIIVEHSNDGSGIGAALLAASHSS